The Pseudorhodobacter turbinis genome contains a region encoding:
- a CDS encoding M20 aminoacylase family protein: MPVLNAIAGSADEMKGWRHHLHQHPELGFECHETAAFVAARLREFGVDELHEGIATTGIVAIINGSADGPVIGLRADMDALPITEETGADYASTCPGKMHACGHDGHVTMLLGAAKYLCETRRFSGKVALIFQPAEEGGGGGRVMVEEGMMDRFNIAQVYGIHNMPNMPFGQFDTTPGALMASVDTVRVSVTGKGGHAATPHVCVDSVVAITDMVQALQTIVSRNVYALDEAVISVTQIHIGSANNIIPESGWFCATVRCFNPEVRALIKRRILAIIEGHAQSYGVKTEVNYDWGYPATINHADQAQFAIDVAAEIAGAGGVNFETDRQMTAEDFSYMLEARPGAYLFLGTGEGAGLHHAAYNFNDQAAPIGASFFARLVERAQPLA; this comes from the coding sequence ATGCCCGTATTGAATGCCATTGCAGGCTCTGCCGACGAAATGAAAGGTTGGCGGCACCATTTGCACCAGCATCCGGAACTGGGGTTTGAGTGCCATGAGACAGCGGCGTTCGTCGCGGCGCGCTTGCGTGAGTTCGGCGTGGATGAGCTGCATGAGGGCATTGCCACCACCGGCATCGTGGCCATCATTAACGGCAGTGCCGACGGCCCGGTGATTGGCCTGCGCGCCGATATGGATGCGCTGCCGATCACCGAGGAAACGGGGGCGGATTACGCCTCTACCTGTCCGGGCAAGATGCATGCTTGCGGGCATGACGGCCATGTGACCATGCTGCTGGGGGCGGCGAAATACCTGTGTGAGACGCGGCGTTTCTCGGGCAAGGTTGCGCTGATATTTCAACCGGCCGAGGAAGGCGGCGGCGGCGGCCGTGTGATGGTCGAAGAGGGGATGATGGACCGGTTCAACATCGCCCAAGTCTACGGCATCCACAACATGCCCAACATGCCCTTTGGCCAGTTCGACACCACGCCGGGGGCGCTTATGGCCTCGGTCGACACGGTGAGGGTTTCGGTGACGGGCAAGGGTGGCCATGCCGCCACGCCGCATGTCTGTGTGGATTCGGTGGTTGCCATTACCGACATGGTGCAGGCCCTTCAGACCATCGTTTCGCGCAATGTATATGCGCTGGATGAGGCGGTGATTTCTGTCACGCAAATCCACATCGGTTCGGCCAATAATATCATCCCCGAAAGCGGCTGGTTCTGCGCCACTGTCCGCTGTTTTAACCCCGAGGTCCGCGCCCTGATAAAGCGCCGTATCCTCGCGATTATCGAAGGTCATGCGCAATCCTATGGTGTCAAAACCGAGGTGAATTATGACTGGGGTTATCCCGCCACCATCAACCACGCAGATCAGGCGCAATTCGCCATCGATGTCGCCGCCGAAATCGCGGGCGCGGGAGGCGTCAATTTTGAGACCGATCGCCAGATGACCGCCGAAGATTTCAGCTATATGCTGGAGGCGCGCCCCGGTGCCTATCTGTTCCTTGGCACGGGGGAGGGTGCGGGGTTGCACCATGCGGCCTATAACTTCAACGATCAGGCGGCCCCTATTGGTGCCAGCTTCTTTGCCCGTCTGGTAGAGCGGGCGCAACCTTTGGCATAA
- the prfA gene encoding peptide chain release factor 1, producing MVPIDTLAQITQRFEFIEAKLSAGAPPAEIAKLSREYGDLKPVVTQISAYLGALDDLAEAELMLKDPEMRGLAEEEIPSLRTAIAEMEAALQLALLPKDAADARPAILEIRPGTGGDEAALFAGDLLNMYRRYAENRGWTFDILELQESDLGGIRELSVHIKGEGVFARMKYESGVHRVQRVPETESGGRVHTSAATVAVLPEAEDVDIDIPASDIRIDTMRASGAGGQHVNTTDSAVRITHLPTGIIVVSAMKSQHQNRVAAMQVLRARLFEAERDRVDAARSADRKAQVGSGDRSERIRTYNFPQGRMTDHRINLTLYSLGQIMGGDLDPVIDALISDDQARKLAEME from the coding sequence ATGGTCCCAATAGATACGCTCGCCCAAATCACCCAACGCTTTGAGTTCATCGAGGCAAAGCTCTCCGCAGGCGCGCCCCCGGCGGAAATCGCAAAACTAAGCCGCGAATACGGCGACCTCAAGCCGGTGGTCACGCAAATCAGCGCCTATCTAGGCGCGCTTGATGATCTGGCCGAGGCGGAGCTGATGCTCAAAGATCCCGAGATGCGCGGATTGGCCGAAGAGGAAATCCCTAGCCTGCGCACAGCCATCGCAGAGATGGAGGCCGCCTTGCAGTTGGCGCTTTTGCCCAAGGATGCCGCCGACGCGCGCCCCGCGATCCTTGAGATCCGGCCCGGTACGGGCGGCGACGAGGCGGCGCTTTTTGCCGGTGATTTGCTGAATATGTACCGCCGCTATGCCGAGAATCGCGGCTGGACGTTCGATATCCTTGAGCTTCAGGAAAGCGATCTGGGCGGGATCCGCGAACTTTCCGTGCATATCAAGGGCGAGGGCGTCTTTGCGCGGATGAAATACGAATCCGGTGTGCACCGCGTTCAGCGGGTGCCGGAAACCGAAAGCGGCGGGCGGGTGCATACATCGGCCGCGACCGTGGCCGTGTTGCCTGAGGCCGAGGATGTGGATATCGACATCCCCGCCTCGGATATCCGGATTGATACGATGCGCGCCAGTGGGGCGGGTGGGCAGCACGTCAACACCACCGATAGTGCGGTGCGCATCACCCACCTTCCGACCGGGATCATCGTGGTTTCGGCAATGAAATCACAGCATCAGAACCGCGTGGCCGCCATGCAGGTCCTGCGCGCACGCCTCTTTGAGGCAGAGCGCGACCGTGTCGATGCCGCACGCTCGGCCGATCGTAAGGCGCAGGTGGGATCGGGTGACCGCTCGGAACGCATACGAACCTATAACTTCCCGCAAGGCCGCATGACCGACCACCGCATCAACCTGACGCTTTATTCGCTGGGGCAGATCATGGGCGGTGATCTTGATCCTGTGATTGATGCGCTGATCTCGGACGATCAGGCGCGAAAACTGGCAGAGATGGAATGA
- a CDS encoding DUF1499 domain-containing protein: MTIAAFLLVLAGLFGYIRFAPSDVARWHIDPASSALWPQAAPLNDVQAQIGSATLYLPDASLAQVDAIAIATPHTTRLAGNVDEGRITWITRSALWGFPDYITAQAGPDGVRILGRLRFGKSDMGVNAARLREWQSKL; the protein is encoded by the coding sequence ATGACAATCGCAGCTTTCCTGTTGGTCCTTGCTGGGCTGTTTGGATATATCCGTTTTGCGCCTTCAGACGTGGCGCGCTGGCATATTGATCCTGCCAGCAGCGCGCTGTGGCCGCAAGCCGCGCCGCTGAATGACGTACAGGCCCAGATCGGTAGTGCCACGCTTTACCTGCCCGATGCCAGTCTTGCGCAGGTTGACGCCATCGCGATTGCCACCCCGCACACGACCCGCCTTGCCGGAAATGTGGACGAGGGGCGCATCACATGGATCACCCGCTCGGCGCTTTGGGGCTTTCCCGATTACATCACGGCGCAAGCGGGGCCGGATGGCGTGCGTATTCTGGGGCGGCTGCGCTTTGGTAAATCGGATATGGGCGTCAATGCGGCGCGGCTGCGCGAATGGCAGTCGAAACTCTAG
- the prmC gene encoding peptide chain release factor N(5)-glutamine methyltransferase gives MIILAARRSGVERLTAAGVPDAAQDVAMLLAHVLGVSRADLALMSPQTLLSCAQVAGFEVAISARAARQPLSHITGQRLFWGRSFIVTPDVLDPRPETETLIAAALAHPFASVLDLGTGSGCILLSLLADRTAARGLGVDISAPALAVAARNQARLGVSALWAQGSWFDPVQGRFDLIVSNPPYIAVDEMAALSPEVQGWEPHLALTPGGDGLAPYRIISATAPKHLTATGRLVVEIGPSQGAAVAALFRAAGFKRVEILLDLDGRGRVVSGQLGEVV, from the coding sequence ATGATTATTCTGGCCGCGCGCCGTTCGGGCGTGGAGCGGCTGACAGCGGCAGGGGTGCCCGATGCAGCGCAAGATGTGGCGATGCTGCTGGCGCATGTCTTGGGGGTGTCGCGCGCCGATCTGGCGCTGATGTCGCCGCAAACCCTGCTGTCGTGCGCACAAGTTGCCGGTTTTGAGGTTGCCATTTCGGCTCGTGCTGCACGCCAGCCTTTGTCGCATATCACAGGCCAACGGCTATTTTGGGGCCGGTCGTTTATCGTGACACCGGATGTGCTTGACCCGCGCCCCGAAACCGAAACCCTCATCGCTGCCGCCCTTGCGCATCCCTTTGCCTCGGTGCTGGATCTTGGCACCGGATCGGGCTGCATTTTGCTGAGCTTGCTGGCTGATCGTACCGCCGCACGTGGCTTGGGGGTTGATATCTCAGCACCCGCGCTGGCAGTGGCGGCGCGAAATCAGGCGCGGCTTGGTGTTTCTGCCCTTTGGGCGCAGGGCAGCTGGTTTGATCCTGTGCAGGGGCGCTTTGATCTTATCGTCTCCAACCCGCCTTATATCGCTGTCGATGAGATGGCGGCCCTGTCCCCCGAGGTACAAGGATGGGAGCCGCACCTGGCCCTGACCCCTGGGGGTGACGGGCTGGCCCCCTACCGCATCATCAGCGCCACAGCACCGAAGCATTTAACCGCAACCGGCAGGCTTGTGGTAGAGATCGGGCCCAGCCAGGGGGCCGCCGTGGCGGCATTGTTTAGGGCGGCTGGCTTTAAGCGTGTAGAGATTCTCTTGGACCTTGACGGGCGCGGCCGTGTGGTCTCAGGGCAGCTTGGCGAAGTGGTTTAA
- a CDS encoding DUF4167 domain-containing protein yields the protein MRSSKSRSRSKSNRPRTLGNITNRVFDSSGPDGKVRGTPQQIIDKYLILSRDAQLSNDRVNAENFLQHAEHYTRMLAEAQRELVAEQEARRQQDSHNQQHNQNRDNQNRDRNSDRGEGAQPNTREDRNDSPPDEAPREDRRDDRRNRQVHRPVETAPSEVIDPKADEDEGGLVETPETRRPRTQRRPKLKPEAAAAEAPASGAETPAAEEKPARPARKPRAPRKPKVDSAESVDTPAPPATSGTEAAE from the coding sequence ATGAGATCTTCCAAGTCCCGCTCGCGTTCGAAATCGAACCGCCCGCGCACCCTCGGCAATATTACGAACCGTGTCTTCGACAGCTCCGGCCCCGATGGCAAGGTCCGCGGTACGCCGCAGCAAATTATTGATAAATACTTGATTTTGTCGCGTGATGCGCAGCTGTCAAATGACCGCGTAAACGCCGAGAACTTCTTGCAGCATGCCGAGCATTACACACGTATGCTGGCCGAGGCGCAGCGCGAGCTTGTGGCCGAGCAAGAGGCGCGGCGTCAGCAAGACAGCCACAACCAGCAGCATAATCAGAACCGCGATAACCAGAACAGGGATCGCAACTCTGATCGGGGTGAAGGCGCACAGCCGAATACCCGCGAAGATCGGAATGATTCCCCGCCTGACGAGGCCCCGCGCGAAGACCGTCGGGATGACCGCCGCAACAGGCAGGTTCACCGTCCGGTTGAAACGGCACCGTCCGAGGTTATCGATCCCAAAGCGGATGAGGATGAGGGCGGTCTGGTTGAAACACCGGAAACGCGTCGTCCCCGCACGCAACGTCGGCCAAAATTGAAGCCGGAAGCCGCTGCGGCTGAAGCCCCGGCAAGTGGTGCAGAAACGCCCGCAGCCGAGGAAAAACCTGCGCGTCCTGCGCGCAAACCACGCGCCCCGCGCAAGCCCAAAGTGGACAGCGCTGAAAGCGTGGATACGCCGGCCCCGCCAGCAACGTCTGGCACCGAGGCCGCTGAATAA
- the speB gene encoding agmatinase: MALEDAKNEVDGAFTRKDLRGLAFENAFVGATSFLRRRYTKDLAGVDLAITGVPFDQAVTHRPGTRFGPRAIREASALQPFDPPYGWPTSPLEDMAIVDYGDVAFDYAHTPSFPGLLTAHIAGILKAGVGTITLGGDHFITLPILRAYAEKYGPMSVIHFDAHSDLWADDDMDRIDHGTFFYKAVKSGIIDPKTSVQIGIRTHCDDYLGVEYIDARTVHEKGVAHTVARAKEIVGQNPTYVTFDIDCLDPSAAPGTGTPVWGGLQTWQAAACLRDLAGINMVGGDVVEVSPAYDTSGATAIAGAHVAHELICLYHWAHHRK; the protein is encoded by the coding sequence ATGGCACTGGAAGATGCGAAAAACGAGGTAGACGGCGCTTTTACCCGTAAGGATTTGCGCGGATTGGCCTTCGAGAACGCCTTTGTCGGTGCCACATCATTCTTGCGCCGCCGCTATACCAAGGATCTGGCGGGCGTCGATCTGGCGATCACCGGCGTGCCCTTTGACCAAGCCGTCACGCACCGCCCCGGCACCCGCTTTGGTCCCCGCGCAATCCGTGAGGCGAGCGCGCTGCAACCCTTTGATCCGCCCTACGGCTGGCCGACCTCCCCGCTTGAGGATATGGCGATTGTCGACTACGGCGATGTGGCCTTTGATTACGCCCATACGCCCAGCTTTCCGGGGCTGCTGACGGCGCATATCGCGGGCATCCTTAAGGCCGGTGTGGGCACAATCACCCTTGGCGGTGATCACTTTATCACCCTGCCGATCCTGCGCGCCTATGCCGAGAAATACGGGCCGATGTCGGTTATTCATTTCGATGCCCATTCCGATCTTTGGGCCGATGATGATATGGACCGCATTGACCACGGCACCTTCTTTTACAAAGCGGTGAAAAGCGGGATTATCGATCCGAAAACCAGCGTACAAATCGGCATCCGCACCCATTGTGACGACTACCTCGGGGTGGAATATATCGACGCGCGCACGGTGCATGAAAAGGGCGTGGCCCATACGGTGGCGCGTGCCAAAGAGATCGTGGGCCAGAACCCGACCTATGTTACCTTTGACATAGACTGCCTCGATCCGTCGGCCGCCCCCGGTACGGGCACGCCGGTTTGGGGCGGCTTGCAGACATGGCAAGCGGCGGCCTGCCTGCGTGATCTGGCCGGTATCAATATGGTCGGCGGCGATGTGGTTGAGGTCTCACCCGCTTATGACACATCGGGCGCCACAGCGATTGCAGGTGCCCATGTCGCGCATGAGCTGATCTGCCTTTACCACTGGGCGCATCACCGCAAATGA